A single region of the Psychrilyobacter piezotolerans genome encodes:
- a CDS encoding biosynthetic peptidoglycan transglycosylase yields the protein DKRFCKHFGIDLIGIFRAIIINNRSKKRKQGASTITQQIYDIKREKKKLIRDRTYRRKVKQALYSLKIELLEEKHEILKYYLENVYLGKRYYGIENAAQGYFGKTLDLLKKEEIFFIIERIASPNKLLKNRVRTLLNRKIIKSSFSKYELKNLLDLYVKFQKGELCQKNNTKLV from the coding sequence GGATAAAAGATTTTGTAAACATTTTGGTATAGATTTAATTGGAATTTTTAGAGCAATTATTATTAATAATCGAAGTAAAAAAAGAAAACAAGGTGCAAGTACAATAACACAACAAATATATGATATAAAAAGAGAGAAAAAGAAATTAATTAGAGATAGAACTTATAGAAGAAAAGTTAAGCAGGCATTATACAGTTTAAAAATAGAGCTTTTAGAAGAAAAACATGAAATATTAAAATATTATTTAGAAAATGTATATTTAGGAAAAAGGTACTACGGCATAGAAAATGCAGCTCAAGGGTACTTTGGAAAGACATTAGATTTATTAAAGAAAGAAGAAATTTTTTTTATCATTGAGAGAATTGCTAGCCCAAATAAATTATTAAAAAATAGGGTAAGAACTCTTTTAAATAGAAAAATAATAAAAAGTTCTTTTTCTAAATATGAATTAAAAAATCTTTTAGATCTTTATGTAAAATTTCAAAAGGGGGAATTATGCCAGAAGAACAACACAAAATTGGTTTAG
- a CDS encoding DUF4145 domain-containing protein yields the protein MQHLKEDMEYYQLMIMVSKKFNCGYCGSSISSEKGFNIKSNDMTSKNTIKELKSGVYICHSCQAPTFFSPYDGKQYPGAVYGEMVKNLSKELESAYNEARDCFKVSAYTASALMCRKILMHLACDLEKEAIEGESFKYYINLLIEKNHLTNKLKPMAEHIRGEGNTATHKLEATSKESSEKLIKFVEVLLKINYEYVL from the coding sequence ATGCAGCATTTAAAAGAAGATATGGAGTATTATCAACTGATGATAATGGTGAGTAAAAAATTTAATTGCGGATACTGTGGTAGTAGTATTTCGTCAGAAAAAGGATTCAATATTAAATCAAATGATATGACTAGTAAGAATACAATAAAGGAGTTAAAATCAGGAGTATATATATGCCATTCATGCCAAGCTCCTACTTTTTTTTCACCATATGATGGAAAGCAATACCCTGGAGCAGTATATGGGGAAATGGTTAAAAATCTATCTAAAGAATTAGAGTCTGCTTACAATGAAGCAAGAGATTGTTTTAAAGTCAGTGCATATACCGCTTCAGCTTTAATGTGTAGAAAAATATTGATGCATTTAGCTTGTGATTTGGAAAAAGAAGCAATAGAAGGAGAATCTTTTAAATATTACATAAACTTACTTATAGAAAAAAATCACCTAACAAATAAACTTAAACCAATGGCAGAGCATATAAGAGGAGAAGGAAATACAGCTACTCACAAATTAGAAGCTACCTCAAAAGAAAGTAGTGAAAAACTTATAAAATTTGTAGAAGTTTTATTGAAAATAAATTATGAATATGTTTTATAA